In the Hevea brasiliensis isolate MT/VB/25A 57/8 chromosome 8, ASM3005281v1, whole genome shotgun sequence genome, GCTCAGCTGATTCAAATGCTACAAGATCCTTCCATATGATAGAGTCCAAAGATGAAAGATTATCTGTTAGATCGCTTGGATTCTCTTCCTTATATTCTTGCTTAATTTTGGTGGGTGGATGGTGTTGATGGTCCATTTGGGTAAGAGTGTTTGAATTGGAAGTAAGCTTATAAGATTCCCAAGGAGAAGAATCTCGTGTTGTGATGATTTGTGGAACCTTAAGAATATCACCGCAAGTATGGTGACCAATATAAGTGGTTTGATACATTTGTGGATCTTCTTCCATTCTCTGGACTTGCTTCGTTGCCTTGCACCCTTTATCGTACTTGTGGGTGCACCTAAAGTAGCTCCTGTCCATCAAACAAATAAGAAGTGGGTTTAGCATTAGGAACAGGGAAAACTCACTTTCCTCTTTTTAGTAAAGTCCTAATTTCACACCCCTTTTCTcctttatgttttcttttaagatTCCAATCCATAAAACAGGACAATGATAATTCAAAATAAGCATTACAACCTTGGGTATTTAGCATTGAGGATCTCTTTCTGCCCATATTTTCTCCATGCATGACCATCTTCTATTGCATCTGAGACTGTTGTCCATGACTGGGAAGTCTTCCTGaaccaagaaaaaaaaagtttcttGTGTTAATTTTCATAAGCAAAATATATAGTCTAATGATTTAACAAAAGCAACTAGATTAAGTATACTTACTTTCTCTTGTAACAACCCCTCCTCTCCTTGGTAGTTGCCCTCTTCCTGCTCTCGCCGGAATCTTCAGATCTCCGGTCATCACAGCAAGCTGAGTCCCCTTGGGAAGTTATCTGGTTCTGAAAATTCTGAACAAAATCACAAGTTAGCAGGGTAAGAGCTTCAGTGAAAGATCTCAAGATCTTGACCGCAAGCTCATTAGCTGAGAGAAACCCATTATCTCCGTAAGGTTTCTCGAGGAGAAATTGAAGATGAGTTGCAGATTCTTGGCCTTGAACGAGCTCCTTTACCACCCTTTCCCTGTTGATTGATATTTTTTCAGTCCAAGAAGTGGCCATAAGTTGGTTTAATTTGTTTCGTTTCTTTTCTCGTTGTTGAATAAATTTCTACTGCATACTCTAATATAAGCGAAGAGTAGTAGAGATGGGGATAGGCTTTTATGATATTGTTGATTCTTTAACAAGAAAATGGGTGGAGAAACAGGGAAGAAAATcaaaggaaaagggaaggaaggaTCGGGACATTGTAAATTCTACAAAAATGCTTACATGGGGTATGTGACGTTTTCAGGATGATGCAAGCCTTTGCTAAGTCTCTCTCTTTATCCTTATCTTGTCTAGaatgctttgaataaatgatgttTGTTGTGCCACATGACATCATGATCTAGAATACCTTCAAAATTATCCAAAGCTAAAGTTAAAGCTATAATCTTTTTTACCGTCAAAATAAGAATTATAATTGAATCTGATGAAAATTtagatttaatattttataattcaaaaacgatttgaatattattgaactaatcattgatataaattttatgttCCATCCATGAGTTAGTAAGTGAAATCCATCTCTTTATCAAACTCATAATTAAAGATGAGCCGTTTGTAATTAATTCAAAGTAAAAGGCAATTCAAACACTAATGAGGCACTGAAGTTATTTCAAagagttaaaaattttaaattcaaatttaataaaaaaaataataatttaaatagaatacacgtaaatataaattaatgacAGAAATGGATCGTTATTAAAATAATGATAATTTATAAAGTCATTATTTCTATATAATTTACACACACACGCCGTacctaatttaaaattttaaataattaacttttaaACACGCTTAATTTACTTATAGATCTCAACTAAGCCAtccaaatatttaattattttttattttcacttaaatatttttttataaataaataaaatatacatatccataaattaaaataaaaaaataaatcattgtTAAAACCATATAACCCATATACCTCATTTGATGCGGAAGCTAAGCACCTTTAATTATTGATTTGACAAAACATTTATAGTATATGTTAAATGGATTCCACTGTTCTTTAATTCCTCAATTTCCTTTAGCTGTAACTTGGGATGATGACAGCTCACAAAAAATTCAATATAAGTTTCTTCTTTAAgttcatttttataaaaataaaaaataaaaaaaatctatatgTATACAACCAAATTTACATATATAAAAGAGCATTTGTTGttgaataatttttaattatgaggTGTCCTCAATCCAAACCCAAACCCTAAAGAGTATGgaacatttggttttataaaaatataataaaataatgggataaatattaagaaatatattcataaaaaataataaaatggttattaaattttttttaatttttatattattattaatattataatttattattttttattaagtaTATGAAATTAAGGTTAacatattaaagaaaaaaaaaaaagctttactAGACCCAATAATTTTAGACCTTAATTTGACTACTTTTTATTAGTGGAAAGTACTTTTGAAATCTTACATAGATTATAAATAGATGAAGGAATTAAACAATTCATTAAATTATATGCTAAAAATTAAGGATGTATTAATATAAACttgattttatataaaaataaatttaataattattagattaaatatttatattgaaatatgtttaaaattaattaaagtatacaTATAGAATAAATGaatctaaattaaatatttaatctaataattataAACTTATTCTTATGTTGTGATTGtttcctagaaaatatttttttgaaaaatattttttgtatttttaaatatttGGGAGCACCAAGAAAAATTAGTTAACGGATGGTCAaaagaaaattaagtcatttttaaataaaatgattttcttttttaaaagatgaggtaattttttattttttaaattttaaaaattttattgaaattgaaacacacttatacatatatgaaataaataaatatcattaatttaatattataactaaataacAGAAAACaacttatatatgaaaaatatttttcatatacaaattattttttataaaataaacacGAGTCTTATATGAGCTTAATCTCGTAGTAGCCACacccataaattaattaattcaatttttaaacaATAAATACCTACTAATGATTTCAAATTAATTTCAAAGAATACATAGCATCTAATAACTTATGTATACGTGTGTTTCTAATAATTCGTGTGTACATATGttctatataaataaaaattaaatttaaaagaggGCATAGTGTCTATGAAACAAAGATTAGGCTATgatttgatttaaaattaaaatttagactgAAATCAgtcaaattaatattaattaaaattaaatttaaactgaattgaaattaattaatttaattttaggctaaaattaaaaatttctttatgaaaaaaaattaactatTGAATTTGATAAAACCGGACAAAATCATAACCATAATcgagattaaaattagaaatcaaaaccacCGATTTGAACCCAGAAATTGCAACGGTGATCGAGTTAAGAGAGGGCCGTCTCTTCAAGTTGAGCAAAGCCCAGTCTAAACCTTTGTCATCCAAAACTATGCTAAGGTGTAGGCCACCTCCATTGCTCTCCCTAATGATAATATCATCTCCTTCTCATCCCTTAAACCCTGCTGCTCGCCTCAGATTTGTCTTTGTTTCCAAATCACCCTCTCAAATCCCTAATTCCTCTTACCATCGCCCTCCTCTTTTTTCTAAGATTTATctttttaatttccctcaaaacatGACATTCCCCAAGTGCTTCTTTGCTTCTGGGTATGCTCCTGCTGATCCCGTTCCCATTTCCGGAACTACTGAATTCAATGACCCAAACCCTCAATCAACTCTGGTGGTGGTATCATTCTATAAATTCGCTGATTTTCCTGACTATGCGAATCTGCGAAAGCCATTGAAAGAGCTCTGCGAGGAACTGGTACTTCGCTCTCATTATATCTTTTGATTTTCCTTGCAAAATTTATTGCTAGACCGCTTTCTATGTTTTAGGAATGCTTTTCTGATAGTTTAAAATCAACAAATTGGGATTTCTTTTATGAAATTTGGTTTAGAAATGGGTTCATTTAGCTGAACTCGTGCTTGTGGTATGTGAATTATTGAAGGCTTAAAGATATTTGCTTTTTCAACAAATTATTttgcttctttttttcttctgaaCAGAAAAACAAAAACTAAAATAGGAGATTTTGTTCTGATGAGGCAGGTTAGCAGAATTCAAAATTTGATTAATGGTGACCAAGTTGGCATTCCGTAAATTATCAATCTACTATACTCTTATGAATTACAACTTCGATAACATTTCTTTGTCCTGCCATTTAACTTGTGTTTCTGATCATCTTATCATTCTGCCCCCCAAGTTGCTTCCATCTTGTCCACCTCACACCTAACTCAACTGATCTTCTCCAGCGTGTTTCAGGCGGTATCATTCTTGCACCTGAGGGAATCAATGGAAGTATATGTGGGACCAGGGAGTCAGTGGAAAGAGTTCTTGAATTCATCGAGAGTGATGATCGACTAAAGGGGCTAAGACAGGTGGAGTCACCTGTAAGTCCTGAGGAGAAAGCTATCCATCATGGACACAGTAGTAGTTCTCCTCTGGCAGCAGGGGAGGATGCACCGTTTCGATGGGATCATGTTAGGGTTAAGTTGAAAAAAGAGGTATTCTTTATAAGCAAAGGAATTTTCACCAGGTCTTGACAATGCTCTTGtagttttagttagatttttcttATGGTATTATTTCTTTATGCTAAAGCAGATTGTTACTCTTGGAATGCCTTCCGTGTCCCCTATTGaaagagttgggaaatatgtgaATCCAAAGGAGTGGAATGCATTGATTGATGATCCAGATACTGTGAGCCACTCGTACAACGTTTCTACTTTTCAATATTTTGGTTGCATTTGCCTAAGCTTTGCTGATCTAATCTAATTTTGTTCTTGATACCACACATAGGTGGTGATTGATGTGCGAAATAATTATGAAACTAGAATTGGGAAGTTCAAAGCAGCAGTTGATCCTTGTACCACATCATTTCGGGAATTCCCTTCTTGGGTGGAAAATAAGTTGCAAGTTGCAGACACAAATGAGGTGAACGTAAATCTTATGGACGGAAACAATGATAGTGAAACAGAGAGCTCAACACCAAAAATGCCGCAACGTGTTGCTATGTACTGTACTGGAGGAATTCGATGTGAGAAAGCTTCAAGTTTTCTCCTCAGTAAAGGTTTCAAAGAGGTGAtggtctttcctttttgtttatttatttctttGATATAGATGATTTTCTATTTTAAATCTGTTTTTTATCATGAAGTCCATGAGACCTGTTAATTTCATGAACCCATTAGTATGAAGTAGAAGACTAGAAGACTTGTTCCTCTGTTTGTCTGTGTTCAGACACTGTAATCTCTGTAGCACCCTATTTGTACATATATATAATAACAAGTCtccctccattttttttttctcttccctCGGATTCTAAAGCTTGTaatgagagtttttttttttttttcccacatATAACTACCCAACATGAAACACATTACGATATTGCATTTGTGTTTATTCTGGGCCTTGTTTGCTTGTTGAAATGTTGCAACGTATTCTGTCAGTTCAATATGTTAATGTTCTTTCATCTTTTATTTCATTGCAGGTTTATCACTTGGAAGGTGGAATTCTAAGGTACCTCGAGGAAGTTC is a window encoding:
- the LOC110657645 gene encoding rhodanese-like domain-containing protein 7 codes for the protein MLRCRPPPLLSLMIISSPSHPLNPAARLRFVFVSKSPSQIPNSSYHRPPLFSKIYLFNFPQNMTFPKCFFASGYAPADPVPISGTTEFNDPNPQSTLVVVSFYKFADFPDYANLRKPLKELCEELRVSGGIILAPEGINGSICGTRESVERVLEFIESDDRLKGLRQVESPVSPEEKAIHHGHSSSSPLAAGEDAPFRWDHVRVKLKKEIVTLGMPSVSPIERVGKYVNPKEWNALIDDPDTVVIDVRNNYETRIGKFKAAVDPCTTSFREFPSWVENKLQVADTNEVNVNLMDGNNDSETESSTPKMPQRVAMYCTGGIRCEKASSFLLSKGFKEVYHLEGGILRYLEEVPKSESRWVGECFVFDKRVSVEHGLAQGTFKLCYGCKQPVSDADMEAPEWEYGVSCPYCYSLKSDEEKERARARQRQFETWGIIGGPDKGRRPTSKLDSSTRYSSQLSSSI
- the LOC110657646 gene encoding WRKY DNA-binding transcription factor 70, which gives rise to MATSWTEKISINRERVVKELVQGQESATHLQFLLEKPYGDNGFLSANELAVKILRSFTEALTLLTCDFVQNFQNQITSQGDSACCDDRRSEDSGESRKRATTKERRGCYKRKKTSQSWTTVSDAIEDGHAWRKYGQKEILNAKYPRSYFRCTHKYDKGCKATKQVQRMEEDPQMYQTTYIGHHTCGDILKVPQIITTRDSSPWESYKLTSNSNTLTQMDHQHHPPTKIKQEYKEENPSDLTDNLSSLDSIIWKDLVAFESAEPGDLVASTEATSQSLDMDFAVNSIELDSDFHFDESKFNYLT